The DNA region tgaaaccgctctgctgttacggccggcgctcacacagtacaggaagcggacgccgggggacgcgcaggtgagcatgtactgtttgttatttttacttttacgctggtaaccagggtaaacatcgggttactaagcgcggccctgcgcttagcaacccgatgtttaccctggttacccggggacctcggcatcgttggtcgctggagagcggtctgtgtgacagctctccagcgaccaaacagcgacgctgcagcgatcggcatcgttgtcgctatcgctgcagcgtcgcttcgtgtgaaggtacctttactgtaacaatgacagacgatgtgtttaaaagacagctcatggagcttgttgtgaaggactgtgtaccattatcattatttgcacgaccggcttttacagctcttaatggagaaatggcccacaaacttggcgtttctcttgaaagagaaagtattagaaaattagtgattgaagaagcccttaaccaaaaggaagatcttaaagggaatcgatcaccccatttttcgcctataagctgcggccactgccattaggggcttatctacagcattctgtaatgctgtagataagcccctgatgtaaccggaaagataagaaaaacaagttaaggtaccttcacacgaagcgacgctgcagcgatagcgacaacgatgccgatcgctgcagcgtcgctgtttgatcgctggggagctgtcacacagaccgctctccagcgaccaacgatgccgaggtccccgggtaaccagggtaaacatcgggttgctaagcgcagggccgcgcttagtaacccgatgtttaccctggttaccagcgtaaaagtaaaaaaaacaaacagtacatactcacctgcgcgtcccccagcgtctgcttcctgacacttactgagctccggccctaacagcagagcggtgacgtcaccgctgtgctttcactttagggccggcgctcagtaagtgtcaggaagcagacgctgggggacgcgcaggtgagtatgtactgtttgttttttttacttttactctggtaaccagggtaaacatcgggttactaagcgcggccctgcgcttggtaacccgatgtttaccctggttaccagtgtaaaacatcgctggtatcgttgcttttgctttcaaacacaacgatacacggtgatcggacgaccaaataaagttctggactttattcagcgacatcacagcaggatcctgatcgctgctgcgtgtcaaactaaacgatatcgctagcgaggacgctgcaacgtcacggatcgctagcgatatcgttacaaagtcgtttcgtgtgaaggtacctttagattatactcacccagaggcagtCCCGATACGGTCCGGGTcctgcacctcccatcttcatgtgatgacgtacTCTTCCTTGCTTTCTatcgcggctccggcgtactttgtctgtcctgttgagggcagagcaaagtactgcagtgcgcaggcgctgggcctctctgacctttcccggcacctgttggcgctttgccaccaacccaagttagtgtagaggttaatctctagccttaaaaaaaaattttaggtcagatttgaggtcatctctaaaggaggatctgatggaggcgataccatttttcagaacaaattcatagactgcaccaatgttattcagtaagtattttgctgaattttttttttttttttttacacttactgcACAGTGTATAATAAgttgtaaatatgaaaaagttttttgttctgaagttgtattccaataaacattttatgttctatctaaagagcttgattattgtatcataataatgattaaaagcccgatgttaccattttaccacagtaaatttgtcacttaaacatgagccatgtatgagggagtcggagtcatggaaattgaggagtcggagttggagatTTAGcctacagactccacagccctgggtatAAACACCACATATTAGTTGGCTTCCTCCAGATATGAATGCTGCAAACCACATCCTTTTTATGTGAAGCCATACCCTCTATTGTCAGGTGAACCACAGAATATGCAATaaatgcggcaaaaaaaaaaaaaggtaagagTCCTGCCAAATTTAGCAATGTAAACCTCTGTTTTGTTGTTAAAGctcaatttttaatttttcatacTGAAATCTATGGAGAATACACACCATTTGTGACTTCAGCTACCACAGCAACCATCAGACCCCATGTTGCCATGATCCCCAGGTAACAAGTTTTGATGGCATGACTTAGGGAGACCCTGATACTTCCCTCAAACCGCAAAGTTATAAACAACCAAGATTATAGGAATCTGCGACAGAAAATTAATAGATGGGAGCTGCAATGCTATGAGAAGGCCATGCAATTAAGTAAAGCCTTAGtgacatctttaaaaaaaaaaaaagaaaaagaaaaggcaaACAGGTGGTCACCAAGTGGTTAAATACACATACAAGAAAACTCACAGAAATCCAAGACCACAAAAATGGGTAACCCTTTGTTAACAGTGAACTTACCATCCAGGTCGGATAACAGTAAACTTTCCAGGAACAGAAATATCCACTACAGTCGATCCTAACCTGGATTCTGGACTAGACAAGTCCCCAATAGGTCCTCCATCCACGACTAGGGACAACGTGGGCCACAGGTCTCTGAACTCCTACAACCAGAAACAAAACTAGTAATATATTCATATGTAAAGTCAAAATAGTTCTATAAAATATCAGTTTAACAAATGTATGAAGGGAGACCATAGACGATCTTACTTGGCCAGTTTCCCAATCTCTGTATAAATCCCACAAAGGTGCTAGGTTGGATCCAGTATGAGTATTACGTTTTACACCAACTTCATTACTTTAAAGCTTTTAGAGATAATACCTCAACTGACAGTGTGCTTGGCTGGGTGCTGATGTTCGCACTAGTCAGTGCCAATGGCTCGGAGCAGATCTGCGCCAGCTGTCTGATAAATGCGTGATCTGGTATACGAACACCCACCAACTGGAATAAGACAGGACCAGGATTCAGTAGAAATAAGAAAAAGGCAACTTTATTAGGTTAGAAAAATCAGGACGTGgataaacaaaatataaaaaataaagccaaggtcaatacaaaaaaaaaaaaaaagtttccaattaCCCTTTCACAATCGGGTTTAAAAATTGGGCACACAAGAATTCTAAATAATtagggtaaaaaaataaataaatagaacctTAATTGCAAAGCTATAGGGGAACAGTCCTTGTGCCGCCTTACTACAGAGCCATAGGTGCTGCTTGTGCCTTTATTTGGCACTCATCTTGTCGAAATATTCTGCTCTGAAAGAAATTACTCCAAGAGCATAACTAGTGCAGCATCTAATGGATAATGCTACATTTTTTCAGGCTGAAATTCACACAAGATGTGTGTGCTTACATATAAAAATCAACACCAGAAAAGGTACAGAGGAGCCCAATAAGAGTCAAGTGATGCAGTATTACACCTCTACACAACTCAGGGTGTATGAGCCATACCACACTGCTCAACATTGAAAGTGAAAAAACCAAGGAAGAAAAAGTCATGGAGTTATGCACAGCACATTATATGCAAATTCTGAAAAACAAATTGGAATTTTCCAAACTGCGACTGATTCAGCATAGAGGATGAGCGCCACATGCAGAAATAATGCACATGAAAACAGTGCCGTGTTATCAGTGAGGTTAGTAACaaagccctcctcccatcaaagttcttACCCTTTTAATACATCACCATGATATTATATACCACTGTGCACTTACAGTTGCTAATTTAGCCTTTTCTCCCAGCTAATTCTTATGTTAGCCATTAGGTCTATGACGTCACATGACTAAAAACTGGCTActgaatcattctaagctctatggagaaacaggaggtcaattttccctgtatgagtcgtcATCACTGCAAAATCAACAGCAGGgaaagggagcagctgggtcaggaggtaaAGGAGGGAGTGATTTATGTAAGGaagagagacttcctgtttctacatagagcagaggaaAACAAATGATCAATTGTAAGTAAACACTgctatatgattgcaatatattaagagggtaaaatcttgatgggaggagggcttcaTTAATGGTTGTCTAAGGAATGTTGTGTCATGCTGAATGAACTTGGGTACACATCGtaaatctgctgctggcagctccctttgcaattgcccacCAATAATGTCTCAGATGTGCTAGGTTGGAGACACTGCAGACCATGGTAGCATATTTAGGCCACGCAGGCTGCCCACAGTAGCACAAACATCATGTGGCCTGGCATAGTCATTCAAAAAttactcctgggacactttggagaaatggtcgtACCACTGGTTGCACTATTAAATCAGTGTAATGCTGGTAGGGTACCTGGATTGCAGACTAAGGTGTTCGGCTGTATATTATGACAGCACGAAGCATAATACCGGTATGACACTGCCCATGTGTTCTTGTAAAAATCAAAGAATGGCCCATAGCGAGTCATTCTGCACTGCAAGTGAAATTAAACATCACATACCAAGCCTAAAACCTCAAACCGTGACTACACAAACTATCAGAAGGTAATGGGCTACAAATCAGGCATCCACGTACAGGCATTTCACTGACTTTATGCCACCACTGTGGgaggctatcatggtgcagagcaagacagTAATGGAGGTTGGAGTTAGGGGCCATGCTCTTCAGCGACGAGTCCTGATTTGGTCTTGTATGCAATGACAGcaattggtctggagaccacatggGAACACTATGAAAAAGCCTTCACGAAGACACAGGTGGAATGTCTCAGGAGCCAGCTTTCTGCGCTTATACTACACTGACGTTATGAAAATCTTTTATTTTTTGCATATCACTAATGAAGCACTTACACCATGTTATTTTTATTAATTGAAATTAATGTATATGAGTAGGTCTAGATACATATACACAGGTAATTTAGTGCAAGTGTTAATATACTCATCTAGCACAGCTTTCTCTGATGTCCAGCGCCACCTGCTCCTCTCCTCAGTGAGGTCACCTCTCTAAAGACTCTCCAAGTCACACTGCGCTCTATGGGATCcacaagtggcttttacaatgtcaGTCTATGAAGCGTCAGAGCAAGGCTCCATAGACTTATACTGTAAAAGACTTCCAGCTTATGCACAGAATATAGAGTGAGCCGGATAATTACAGTGGTAGGCGAGTACCGCATATTAACACACTACATTCACATATACACGTTTAATGGGGTGGGAAGACTTAGTGGGAGGGCTTCTTTCTCATACCGAACAGTCATGTGATTTTCATAATGCCACCACTCTTCCTTGCGTTGTAAAGTCAACGTTGGGGAGTGTAGAGAATGTGAAAATCACTAATACACATGACTGTATTGGAtttctcctgactagtgttgagcattccgatactgcaagtatcgggtatcggccgatatttgctgtatcggaatttccgataccgagatccgatacttttgtggtatcgggtatcgcaacaacattaatgtaataatgtgtaaaagagagaattaaaataaaaaatattgctatactcacctctccgacgcagcctggacctcagcgagggaaccggcagcgttgtttgtttaaatttcgcgcttttacttggttacgtgaagtcccggcttgtgattggtcagggcggccatgttgccgggacgcggaccaatcacagcaagccgtgacgaaattacgtcacggcttgttgtgattggtccgcgtcccggcaacatggccgccattaaccaatcacaagccgtgacgtcacgggaggctggacatgcgcgtattttaaaaagcgcgcgtgtccagcctcccgtgacgtcacggcttgtgattggttaatggcggccatgttgccgggacgcggaccaatcacagcaagccgtgacgtaattttgtcacggcttgctgtgattggtccgcgtcccggcaacatggccgccctgaccaatcacaagccgggacttcacgtaaccaagtaaaagcgcgaattttaaacaaacaacgctgccggttccctcgctgaggtccaggctgcgtcggacaggtgagtatagcaatattttttattttaattctttattttacacatttatatggatcccagggtctgaaggagagtttcctctccttcagaccctgggaaccatcaggaataccgtccgatacttgagtcccattgacttgtattggtatcgggtatcggtatcggattggatccgatactttgccggtatcggccgatactttcaagtatcggacggtatcgctcaacactactcctgacaacTGCCCCAGAGATGGGTTCCAAGTGTTATGGAATCAGAATGTTTGTTTCTTCCTGACTTGTATGAATACTACTGCCAATTGTATGATAAAGTCTATACTTACTGAAGTGTAAGGATTCAGCTCCTTATTAAGCTCCTCAGATCTTTCCATCACCAATGTAACTGGCCCAGGCAATAAGTCCCGAAGTAACTGGTCAGGAACATTAACCTGGCAATATCTGCATTCAAGAGAAAATCCAAATCAGACACTTGAAATGTGTATCGCTCCTTAGTAACAGATTGTCACCTATTAAAGGAGATGGCCCACCACTGCAAATCACATCCATTGTATAGGCATAAAAAATACTATTTGCAACTTACATAATTTAAAAGACAAAAATCAAACCAAAATGGCCCAGTGAAGAAATACAGCGCGTGACAAGAATTGAACACAATTTTCAAAGCACATATTTCTAAATGTGCTATTGACATgacattctcaccagatgtcggtaacaacccatccaatgccCACAGGCAAAGAAATAACTTAAAACAGATGTCCATAAATGTGTAATGAGCACGGTGactcggtggttagcactgcagccttgcagcactgggttcCTGgggtcaaaccccaccaaggacaacatctgtaaggagtttgtatgttctccccgtcctTGCGTGGGTTTATGTTacagacataatgatagggaatctagattgtgaaccccattgggGACAGGGCTGATCATGTCTGTAAAGTTCTGTGGTATTAAAGCGAGTAAAAACAAATAAATGTTAAATGTCAAGGAAAAAGATTTCCCTCACATTTCTTACAGTATGGCACCACCTGGTGTTCAGTGTGTAAAGCAATGTTCGGACCTAAGGAGCTGAATGCTGCTGTATGTACAGTGTGTGCTCACTGAGGAGTAGTGATGAATAGAAAAAGTCTTACACCCTGCATATATCGAAGATATTCCATTATGATCTCAAAGTAATGCACCAAATTTCTACAGAACTAGGCGGATTTCTCCTAGAACTGCAGCGTGACCTTTCCTTTGAAAGCTACCACATATTAGTGGTCACACGGCTACACAAATATAACGAAGGAAAGACCCGATCGGGTTTTAAAAGCTTTAAACTACACTTGTCTAAGCATACCTAATCACAACTATCATATTGGATTGAAATACAGCATTGTATGGATAAATAGCCACTGGGAATCCCACAAATGCTACATAGGTGCCATTTATGAAGGGGTTTGGTGACCCACATTTGCAATTTCCAGCTCATAGATGGATAGGAAGATgggagcccatgtcctggatatgtctatgtgtggtggcacttttcccttccactcaactttccattaatatgcttggatacagcactctgaacagccagcttctttagcaatgagcttttgtggcttaccccaagtcatcagtcttccccatgattgtggagcctactgaacagACTAAGGGCCctgtttaaacgcttaggaagcctttgtaggtgttttttgttagttattctaagttactgagataatgacttttgggttttcattagctgtaagccttaatcatcaacattaacagaaataaacacttgaaatacagtagatcactctgtgtgtaatgactatatatatatatatatatatatatatatatatatatatatatatatatatatatatatatatatataagtttcaccttttatattgaagaactgaaataaattaactttttcattatattctaattctgtgataagaacacacacattatatatatatatatatatatatatatatatatatatatatacacacacacatatatacacacacacacacacatttttttttttttaatgatattctgCAGAATGGTGGGGTCCGAGTCCTAAAACCCTCACCATTTGCTCAACATACTGCTCCAAAGTGTTCAGCCTTGACTAAGCAAATGCACAAAGCGGTGTATTGACCCACAGAATCCCTATTGATACCATACTCTGCTCTGTGCGCATGCTAAAGCAAGAACAACAGTGCTTCTGTACAATCTTGAGTGACTGGTGAAGATCTCAAGACCCAGACCCCATGAATCTGCAGCGTGCGTACAGAGGTATAGCatatacaataaaaataaatataataaaaggaGGTTTTCCAGCATCAACAAAATAATGGGCCGTGTGTAGGCAATACTTGAAAATAAAATAAGCCTTTTAATAACCTGTTGTTAAAACCCAAGATAGACATCACAAGACCACCGATAGCAGCGATTGGCTGCAGAAGTCATGTGTTGTAGATGGGATGTGTAGGTTAAGTACTGTCAACTAATAACTCATTTAACAACAGATTGTGAGCGCTGGAGAGGCTTTAACAGGTAGTCATTTTCACTAATGAACTGTGGCTCTTTTTAAACCAACATCCCTTTTAAGATGCTAATACCCCGTTAAAACCAGTGTGTGTAAAATATTTATAGGTTAGAAAATATAAAAGCAACTGTATAAAGAGATGCAAAACATACTAACCGATAAATATCCTCAATGGCCCCAACACAGATGGCCAGCGGCTTGGTCCCATTGCGTCCTTTCACGTTATAAATGTTACTAATGGACTGAGAGCTCTGTGCCAGGCATGCGATGCCATAGATGGTGTCAGTGGGCACCCCAATCACTCCAGATTGTTGTAGGACACCCACAGAGGTGTTTAAGATCTCTTTCCAACCTGGGGAAAGTGGGGTGGAAGAAAGTTACCGATATCTGACAAATATGACATTAAAAAGTAAGGAAATAAACAGCAAAGAATGTATTTAATTGAAGCTAAATAATTTCTATAGTAACAatatattctgcagcattttacattacagacgggacttgtacagacaataaagacattacagaactcATACCAAAAagagagggccctgctgctcgcaagctgcaATCTAAGAGGAAATAGGGAGACACgcaaggtaaatggtaaaaagtgcttgtaatGTACGGTccggccatcaatataataaatgggGTATTCACATAGCGCTGCATGAACAAGTCACCAACCAGAATGTGCACAAGTACAGCCATAGAGGGATATTACATGCATGGAGGGAGTAAACAGATGACACAAAGGACCAGACTCCGAGAAAAATGTGTGGGCAAAACTGGGATAGTTGattggccagtctaaagaaatgcgtttttaggccacCATTAAAACTGTCGCTATATGGAATTAATCaagttgtcctgggtagtgcattacaGATAATTGGTGCAGCAGGCAagtagtcttggagacgggagtgggaggtttgggTTATTGAGGAGGTTAGCCTTTGGGCACGGGTAGGGTCGTATACAGATGAtggagatgtagagtggtgctgaagcatgcatggagtgctttgtgggcgaGTGATAGGTTTATATTGAAATCTGgagtggatgggcaaccagtgcaatgactggcacaatgtAGCGGCATCAGTTTAACGGTTGGAAAGCAATATGatcttggctgcagcattcaggatggattggggaggagagagagtttagtaagagggagacagaTTAGTAAACAAAGAGTTGAAGTAGTCCAGACCTGaatgaataaggctatgtgcacatgttgcggaaattgctgcggatccgcagcagctttccatgagtttacagtacaatgtaaacctacggaaaacgcaatccgcagcgcCCAAACGtgaggaaaaaaacgtgcggaaacgcggcggtttacaatccgcagcatgtcaattctttgcgcggattccgcagcggtttacacctgctccataataggaatccgcaggtggaatccacacaaaactaACTTGAGCGAGTGTGATCAGATGTAGTGAGTGAACGTAATATCTGAGTAAAATATAACCTCATGACAGCAGGAGTTATGGTAGAACCAGAAATGGAAATGGCAATATCcagcataggtaggttagtagagggaagaaacacgaggagttcagtttttgtcagattcagttttagatagagggaggacatgatgttacagAAAGCTgacagacaatcactggtattttgtagtaatgcaggaGTGATGTCAGGAAAAGAGGTGTATAATGGTGTGTCATCAGCACAGAGATGGTACTGAATATAACTACATACACACCCAGACTCATATTAAAGGGCGACCCAGACCAATGTCCCGGTCCCTATATATACCACTCCTACCACGTCATGAACAAACATAGGAGAACAACTGGAGTGTtaataaaatttgcaaaatttattgGAAACATAATAAAATCCTACAAAACACTTAAAAAACACCAAGTGAAAAAAAGGGACATAATAGGATATAAAGTAACCTAGTCAGTGCTAGCAGGAAGTATATATATCCTAGCGCTGTATGGTGACCTATACCGTTAAAGTATAGGGGCTATCGATATGTACCAGATTTCCCCTCCACATCAGGTCATGAAATGGCAAAAGTGACAGTTATATCTGAGGTTATGCCTGATCAGGCTTATTTAAACTATAACTTTGCCGCAACAAGAAGCCTGAAAGAAGGGGGGGAGGGGGGTTATTGCACAGTCTAAATCTCTATGGAAGCGTATATGTACTGCCAACTGGCATAGAAATGGCACCTCCCACCCCGATAGCACCCATAACTCCCAACCTTACCAGGTACTCAGTATCCCTGAATTAGGCGCTGCCCCTgctacccccgacgcgcgtttcgctatcgGTGTGTTTGCTTACACATCCCTTTGAAGAAGCAAACACACcgatagcgaaacgcgcgtcggggtagcaGGGGCAGCGCCTAATTCAGGGATACTGAGTACCTGGTAAGGTTGGGGGTTATGGGTGCTATCGGGGTGGGAGGTGCCGTTTCTATGCCAGTTGGCAGTACATATACGCTTCCATAGAGATTTAGACTGTGCAATAACCACCCCCTTCTTTCAGGCTTCTTGTTGCGGCAAAGTTATAGTT from Ranitomeya variabilis isolate aRanVar5 chromosome 3, aRanVar5.hap1, whole genome shotgun sequence includes:
- the YRDC gene encoding threonylcarbamoyl-AMP synthase, giving the protein MRLAGRLYGGVSAMACQPPLRDLAGKVMKLPGGSSGCRNGPDKDVKGWKEILNTSVGVLQQSGVIGVPTDTIYGIACLAQSSQSISNIYNVKGRNGTKPLAICVGAIEDIYRYCQVNVPDQLLRDLLPGPVTLVMERSEELNKELNPYTSLVGVRIPDHAFIRQLAQICSEPLALTSANISTQPSTLSVEEFRDLWPTLSLVVDGGPIGDLSSPESRLGSTVVDISVPGKFTVIRPGCALIPTMEILKNRYSLSSVS